One window of Alkaliphilus metalliredigens QYMF genomic DNA carries:
- a CDS encoding phage portal protein, with protein MGKKFFNPYHWLRSKISGEMMRVRGTSFTTYTLDSSKVEYQLARELYQNKNKKYELGSAFIKPVINSTVGFMGVPHYTTEDEDAQELLNDFALENTSKMIRTHSNALKLGDCYVWITREKRNNPLYPEKKERLIYNIIPPEEVKDIILDPITREPIAYILESKQEWTGLSDVKKTATIKQTITAEERTIEITGDKPEGIESGTFPNTWGFIPIIHFKNEPDETMKFGQSDIEPIEPYIKAYHDVMLHALKGSKMHSTPKLKLKLKDVAGFLANNFGIEDPVKFAKEGGNINLDGHEILFFTQDEDAQFIEVKSATGDAKQLLKMIFYCIVDISETPEFIFGVHTPSALASVKEQMPIMVNKIKRKREQFAEQWQLLARMVLAMSSQVRGYKFSDYTVSLGWDEVDPRDDKAMAETLKHITSALNEALNANIISEEAAVNFLSEYIDTMGEYLSTDPEVPGEREKIMRTRRIRNRFRDHEGWVDEVAKIDEALIGDEDE; from the coding sequence ATGGGTAAGAAATTTTTTAACCCTTATCACTGGTTAAGGAGTAAAATATCTGGCGAAATGATGAGGGTTAGAGGCACGTCTTTTACCACCTATACCCTTGATAGTTCTAAAGTAGAATATCAATTGGCCAGAGAGTTGTATCAGAATAAAAACAAGAAATATGAGCTTGGCTCTGCATTTATAAAGCCAGTTATTAACTCAACTGTTGGATTCATGGGAGTACCTCACTATACCACAGAGGACGAGGATGCACAGGAGCTATTGAATGACTTCGCTCTTGAAAATACATCTAAAATGATAAGAACTCACAGCAATGCCTTAAAACTAGGGGATTGTTATGTGTGGATCACAAGAGAAAAAAGAAACAACCCTCTATACCCAGAGAAAAAAGAAAGGCTTATTTACAACATAATCCCTCCGGAGGAAGTAAAGGACATCATACTAGATCCAATCACCAGGGAACCTATAGCTTATATACTTGAAAGTAAGCAAGAATGGACCGGCTTGAGCGATGTTAAAAAGACTGCGACAATAAAACAAACCATTACAGCCGAGGAGAGGACGATAGAAATCACAGGAGACAAGCCAGAGGGCATTGAATCGGGGACTTTTCCAAACACTTGGGGGTTTATACCTATCATCCACTTTAAAAACGAACCAGACGAAACTATGAAGTTTGGGCAGAGTGATATCGAACCTATAGAACCCTATATAAAGGCATACCATGATGTAATGCTCCATGCTCTAAAAGGGTCTAAAATGCACAGCACCCCAAAGTTAAAACTAAAGCTAAAGGATGTAGCTGGTTTTCTGGCCAACAACTTCGGCATAGAGGATCCGGTGAAGTTTGCCAAAGAAGGAGGAAACATCAACCTAGATGGCCATGAAATTCTATTTTTCACTCAAGACGAGGATGCACAGTTTATTGAAGTAAAGAGTGCAACTGGTGATGCAAAGCAATTGCTAAAAATGATTTTCTATTGCATTGTGGATATTTCAGAGACACCAGAATTCATATTCGGAGTCCATACTCCAAGTGCACTGGCTAGTGTCAAAGAGCAAATGCCTATAATGGTAAATAAAATTAAGAGAAAAAGAGAACAGTTTGCGGAGCAATGGCAACTGTTAGCTAGAATGGTATTAGCGATGTCCAGCCAAGTAAGAGGCTACAAGTTTTCAGATTACACCGTGTCCTTAGGATGGGACGAAGTGGATCCGAGAGACGATAAAGCCATGGCCGAGACACTAAAGCATATAACATCAGCATTAAACGAGGCTCTAAATGCCAACATCATTTCAGAAGAGGCTGCAGTAAACTTTTTATCAGAATATATAGATACCATGGGAGAATACCTCTCTACTGATCCAGAGGTTCCAGGAGAAAGAGAAAAGATCATGAGAACCAGGAGAATAAGAAACAGGTTCCGTGACCATGAAGGCTGGGTAGATGAAGTTGCCAAAATAGACGAGGCCTTGATAGGTGATGAGGATGAGTAA
- a CDS encoding DEAD/DEAH box helicase family protein produces MKMDKALIALLDNYWDNPVWFAEDMLGFYPDPWQAKVLMDLAQHPKVSVRSGQGVGKTGLESIAITWYLCTRPFPKVIATAPTRQQLYDVLWAEISKWLSKSKVDKLLRWTKTKIYMNGFEERWWATARTAVRPENMQGFHEDYMLFVVDEASGVADPIMEAILGTLTGYENKLLLCGNPTKTSGTFYDSHNRDRDTYKSHKVSSMDSPRTSKENIEMLKKKYGADSDVFRVRVLGDFPKGEADSLISLEVTEQAAETVVDISNAYTLNIGADIARFGDDKTIIAPRIGNRVLDLQQYSKKDTMETAGNILRTVDRLKTQHLQINKIVIKIDDDGLGGGVTDRLREINRQQSLGYIIVPIKNGSKADDPEHYYNKAAEMWDNIRELLDENLSKFLQGEPGVIQLPKDDILIKQLSNRKYKVDSKGRIELESKDEMKRRIGESPDRADAVIYSFASDGYTDLSMLKGGKIYG; encoded by the coding sequence ATGAAAATGGATAAAGCACTTATAGCATTATTAGACAATTACTGGGATAATCCAGTTTGGTTTGCCGAGGACATGTTAGGATTCTATCCGGACCCGTGGCAAGCTAAAGTATTAATGGACTTAGCACAACACCCGAAAGTATCCGTTAGGTCTGGCCAGGGAGTAGGGAAAACAGGATTAGAAAGCATTGCGATAACCTGGTACCTATGCACAAGGCCATTTCCGAAAGTAATCGCCACAGCACCCACAAGGCAGCAACTATATGACGTTCTATGGGCAGAGATATCTAAGTGGCTCTCAAAGTCAAAGGTAGACAAACTGCTTAGATGGACCAAGACCAAAATCTACATGAATGGATTTGAGGAAAGATGGTGGGCCACAGCTAGAACTGCAGTAAGGCCAGAAAACATGCAAGGGTTCCATGAGGACTATATGTTATTCGTGGTAGATGAGGCCTCTGGGGTCGCAGATCCAATCATGGAGGCAATACTAGGAACCTTGACAGGATATGAAAATAAGCTCTTGCTATGCGGTAACCCTACCAAAACAAGCGGGACCTTTTATGATAGCCACAACAGGGACAGAGACACTTACAAATCCCACAAAGTATCATCTATGGATAGCCCACGAACCTCTAAAGAAAATATTGAAATGCTAAAGAAGAAATACGGGGCAGATAGCGATGTGTTCCGAGTGAGGGTTTTAGGAGACTTCCCAAAAGGAGAGGCAGATAGTTTAATTTCTCTAGAGGTTACGGAGCAGGCGGCAGAAACTGTGGTAGATATATCTAATGCCTATACATTAAACATAGGAGCCGATATTGCTAGATTTGGCGATGACAAAACCATCATTGCCCCTAGGATAGGCAATAGAGTTCTAGACCTGCAGCAGTATTCAAAGAAAGACACTATGGAGACAGCCGGAAACATATTAAGGACTGTTGACAGATTAAAGACACAGCACCTGCAGATAAACAAGATAGTTATAAAAATAGATGATGATGGACTAGGCGGCGGGGTAACTGACAGGCTAAGAGAAATTAATAGGCAACAAAGTCTAGGATACATCATAGTACCTATAAAGAATGGATCTAAAGCCGATGATCCAGAGCATTATTACAATAAAGCAGCAGAAATGTGGGACAACATCCGAGAACTCCTGGACGAGAACTTGTCCAAATTCCTTCAAGGGGAACCGGGGGTCATTCAATTACCTAAGGATGATATTTTAATCAAGCAACTATCAAACAGAAAATACAAAGTGGATAGCAAGGGCAGGATTGAACTAGAGAGTAAAGACGAAATGAAAAGACGAATTGGAGAGTCGCCAGACCGGGCAGATGCAGTTATATATTCATTTGCTAGCGATGGATATACAGACTTGTCCATGTTGAAAGGAGGGAAGATATATGGGTAA
- a CDS encoding putative HNHc nuclease, which yields MHYFSRITKLRETEKGTDLIVTIPGEKLGRQIYKYKIDGQDGIDAEIRINDGRTITVDQRKKVYATVRDISAFIGDDPEYLKEYLKYDYCATTGEEYFSLSNCSVTTARNFISHIIDFILKWDIPLTDKALNRTEDIDRYLYGCVKYRKCCITGKPNADIHHVTGSRVGMGRNRKRMSHEGLKLMALSRDWHNKVHQEGEEDIFNLYKIYGIIIDNETLVELGLTHKDIT from the coding sequence ATGCATTACTTCTCCAGAATAACAAAATTAAGAGAGACGGAAAAGGGCACAGACCTTATAGTAACTATTCCGGGCGAAAAACTAGGGCGACAGATATATAAATACAAAATAGATGGCCAAGACGGTATCGATGCAGAAATAAGAATAAACGATGGTAGAACTATAACAGTGGATCAGAGAAAAAAGGTATATGCCACAGTGAGAGATATATCAGCTTTTATTGGAGATGATCCAGAGTACCTAAAGGAATACTTAAAATATGATTACTGTGCAACGACTGGAGAGGAGTATTTTTCCCTCTCCAATTGTAGTGTAACCACTGCAAGGAATTTTATAAGTCATATAATTGATTTTATTCTAAAATGGGACATACCATTAACAGACAAAGCTCTAAATAGAACAGAGGACATCGACAGGTACCTCTATGGATGTGTTAAATATAGAAAATGCTGCATAACCGGAAAACCGAATGCAGATATACATCATGTAACAGGATCACGAGTAGGAATGGGCAGGAACAGAAAGAGAATGAGTCATGAGGGGCTAAAACTTATGGCCCTTTCTAGAGATTGGCACAACAAAGTGCACCAGGAGGGAGAGGAAGACATTTTTAATTTATATAAGATATACGGAATCATAATAGATAATGAAACCCTGGTGGAACTGGGACTGACACATAAAGATATAACTTAG
- a CDS encoding single-stranded DNA-binding protein — MNNVVLIGRLVRDPELRFIAGTGKAVCNFTLAVDKNLARDKKKEFEEKGQSTADFIRIIVWGKQAENCANFLAKGRLVAINGSISTSSYKTQSGETRYSTDIIASNVEFLEWGDRGSDQNKYKDDDFTAIDDDEEITF; from the coding sequence ATGAATAATGTTGTTTTAATTGGCAGGTTAGTTAGAGACCCAGAGTTAAGATTTATAGCAGGCACAGGAAAAGCGGTTTGCAATTTTACTTTAGCAGTAGACAAGAACCTTGCAAGGGACAAGAAAAAAGAATTTGAAGAAAAAGGCCAGTCAACTGCAGACTTTATTAGAATTATAGTATGGGGAAAACAAGCAGAAAACTGTGCTAACTTCCTTGCTAAAGGAAGATTGGTAGCAATAAATGGTTCGATTTCAACCAGCAGCTACAAAACACAATCTGGCGAGACAAGGTATTCGACAGATATAATTGCTAGTAATGTGGAGTTTCTAGAGTGGGGAGATAGAGGGTCGGATCAAAACAAATACAAAGATGATGATTTTACGGCAATAGATGATGATGAAGAGATTACATTCTAG
- the terS gene encoding phage terminase small subunit: MNSDDVLEEFKRVGGREMSNETNWLEIKKEYLKRTVDGEKVSLAELADKYKIKPSTLRSRKNREKWDDFLKNVATQTDATSNTVATNGNDTDSTRNECAQNGQKDSQNKTKNIKRVIGQLGNKNAVGNCNRPPKGNKRAEKHGFYSKHLPDETMELFDELEEINQLDLLWDSIRLKYAAIIRAQSIMFVKDQDDITEHLKKHKVIKGMSFTEEKEWELQFAWDKYATFLQAQSRAMGELRSLIKSYNELVDRGMATKEQELRIQKLQVEIDNMKDEEVGKETEDWVRAIEQIAAKRRDENG; the protein is encoded by the coding sequence GTGAATAGCGATGATGTATTAGAAGAGTTTAAAAGAGTTGGAGGGAGGGAGATGAGCAATGAAACGAACTGGCTAGAGATAAAAAAAGAATACCTCAAAAGAACTGTTGATGGAGAAAAAGTATCATTAGCCGAATTAGCTGATAAATACAAAATCAAACCCTCAACCTTAAGGTCTAGAAAGAACAGGGAAAAGTGGGACGATTTCCTTAAGAATGTTGCGACACAAACTGACGCAACAAGCAACACTGTTGCAACAAATGGCAACGACACTGACAGCACCCGGAATGAATGTGCTCAAAATGGCCAGAAAGACTCCCAAAACAAGACGAAGAACATTAAGAGAGTAATAGGTCAACTTGGAAATAAAAACGCTGTAGGGAACTGTAACAGGCCACCAAAGGGCAATAAGAGAGCAGAGAAACATGGCTTTTACTCGAAACACCTCCCGGATGAAACAATGGAACTGTTTGACGAACTGGAAGAGATAAACCAATTAGACCTATTATGGGATAGCATCAGATTGAAGTATGCTGCAATTATAAGAGCTCAATCAATAATGTTTGTAAAAGACCAGGACGATATAACGGAGCACCTAAAGAAACATAAGGTCATAAAAGGCATGAGCTTTACAGAAGAAAAAGAGTGGGAGTTGCAATTCGCTTGGGACAAATATGCAACATTCCTCCAGGCACAATCCAGAGCAATGGGAGAGTTAAGGAGTCTAATTAAATCCTATAACGAGCTTGTAGATAGAGGAATGGCCACTAAAGAGCAGGAGCTAAGAATACAAAAGCTGCAGGTTGAAATCGACAATATGAAGGACGAAGAAGTTGGCAAAGAAACAGAGGATTGGGTGAGGGCAATAGAGCAAATAGCAGCAAAGAGACGTGATGAAAATGGATAA
- a CDS encoding DNA modification methylase, translating to MDKRLNIEYMDVDDLIPYINNPRENDNAVDKVASSIESFGFKNPIIIDSDNEIIAGHTRLKAAKKLGIKEVPVIKANDLTQAQIKAFRIADNKTSEFAEWDFDLLETELRELEELDFDLELTGFELDELDKVLMTDQEIKEDEFDVEEELKEPAISKQGDVWLLGRHRLICGDSTKEDTYKILMDGKKANLVVTDPPYNVAYEAKAGTIKNDDMKSDDFYSFLLAAFKNMHSSMELDASIYVFHADTEGLNFRKSFVDAGFYLSGVCIWAKQSIVLGRSPYQWKHEPILFGWRKDGKHRWYSDRKQNTIWNFDRPTKSDLHPTMKPVELCAYPIQNSSMSNCIILDPFGGSGSTLMACEQTGRICYSIELDEKYTDVIVKRYIEYAGTDEDVFLIRSGEKTNYKEIHTNN from the coding sequence GTGGACAAAAGATTAAACATTGAATATATGGATGTAGACGATCTAATACCTTACATAAACAATCCCAGGGAGAATGATAATGCGGTAGATAAGGTAGCGAGCAGCATTGAAAGTTTCGGGTTCAAGAACCCGATAATAATAGATAGTGACAACGAAATAATCGCTGGGCACACAAGGCTCAAAGCGGCCAAGAAACTAGGCATAAAAGAAGTGCCAGTAATAAAGGCCAATGATTTGACTCAGGCACAGATCAAAGCTTTTAGAATTGCCGACAACAAAACAAGTGAATTTGCAGAGTGGGACTTTGACCTGCTAGAAACAGAGTTAAGAGAATTGGAAGAGCTAGACTTTGATTTAGAACTAACAGGGTTCGAATTAGACGAACTAGATAAGGTTCTTATGACTGACCAAGAAATAAAAGAAGATGAATTTGATGTAGAAGAGGAATTAAAGGAGCCTGCTATATCAAAACAAGGGGACGTATGGCTCCTGGGGAGACACAGGTTAATTTGCGGAGACAGTACCAAGGAAGATACCTACAAGATATTGATGGATGGGAAGAAAGCGAATTTAGTAGTGACCGATCCGCCATATAATGTAGCTTATGAGGCAAAGGCAGGAACGATAAAGAATGATGACATGAAAAGTGATGACTTCTATAGTTTTCTGTTGGCGGCATTCAAGAACATGCACAGTTCTATGGAATTGGATGCATCTATATATGTATTCCACGCAGATACCGAGGGATTGAATTTTAGGAAATCATTCGTGGACGCAGGGTTTTATTTATCCGGTGTGTGCATATGGGCAAAACAAAGCATAGTCCTTGGTAGAAGTCCGTACCAATGGAAACACGAGCCCATATTATTTGGGTGGAGAAAAGACGGAAAACATAGATGGTATTCAGACAGAAAGCAAAATACTATATGGAACTTTGACAGGCCCACCAAGTCAGACCTTCACCCGACTATGAAACCGGTGGAACTATGTGCTTACCCGATACAAAACAGTAGTATGAGTAATTGCATTATATTAGACCCATTCGGGGGCAGTGGTTCGACTTTAATGGCTTGCGAGCAAACGGGTAGGATCTGTTATTCTATAGAACTTGATGAAAAATACACCGATGTAATTGTGAAAAGATACATCGAATACGCAGGCACAGACGAAGATGTTTTCCTTATCAGAAGTGGAGAAAAAACTAATTATAAAGAAATTCATACTAATAATTAA